A single Mangrovimonas sp. YM274 DNA region contains:
- a CDS encoding outer membrane beta-barrel protein, translating into MKTKLFTVVGLLLSGMSFAQLQISASGGYAIGSAEMKLGEKVNTSSTENSYGSYGEGVNFQLRGTYFFNEHFGADLGFGYLHGADQTVSKVNLPNLELDAIARARAYGASLSMVYRFSNNIYGRFGALIKVGGKTEAVVHQKSVFSAAEATALNLPEGSYSETNYVEDFHGKFPLGFVGALGYKFEVSPNISLFAEAEYYGISLKRKDSELAEFNTNIVLPDGTVAVEGYYNLDNLPAGYSKKTTYVDELPNDNTDPSRKLAQKVPYSSFGINIGITYTFKATSKKE; encoded by the coding sequence ATGAAAACAAAACTATTTACAGTAGTGGGCCTATTATTGAGCGGTATGTCTTTTGCACAATTGCAAATTTCAGCTAGCGGAGGGTATGCAATAGGTAGTGCAGAAATGAAATTAGGAGAAAAAGTAAACACCTCTTCTACCGAGAACTCTTACGGAAGCTACGGAGAAGGTGTGAATTTCCAATTGCGAGGAACCTATTTCTTCAACGAACACTTTGGAGCCGATTTAGGGTTTGGGTACCTTCACGGGGCAGACCAAACAGTTTCCAAAGTAAACTTACCAAACCTGGAGTTAGACGCCATTGCTAGAGCCCGTGCTTATGGTGCCTCTTTATCCATGGTTTATAGATTTAGCAATAATATTTACGGACGCTTTGGAGCTTTAATTAAAGTTGGCGGAAAAACTGAAGCGGTTGTACATCAAAAATCAGTGTTCTCTGCAGCAGAAGCAACTGCTTTAAACCTTCCAGAAGGTTCTTATTCTGAAACGAACTACGTTGAAGATTTTCATGGGAAGTTCCCGCTAGGTTTTGTTGGAGCTTTAGGCTATAAATTTGAGGTAAGTCCCAACATTAGTTTGTTTGCTGAAGCGGAATATTACGGTATCAGCTTAAAGCGTAAAGACTCTGAACTTGCCGAATTCAACACCAACATTGTATTGCCTGATGGTACTGTGGCCGTTGAAGGATACTACAATTTGGACAATTTGCCTGCTGGATATTCTAAAAAAACTACCTATGTGGATGAATTGCCAAACGACAATACCGATCCGTCTAGAAAACTAGCACAAAAGGTGCCGTATTCATCCTTTGGAATCAATATTGGTATTACTTACACCTTTAAAGCAACCTCTAAAAAGGAATAA
- a CDS encoding TlpA disulfide reductase family protein, with the protein MKKILIFVTILGVFSCQDNTSKKTIAENNTVEEQPYNLEVHNFDGIQQYLETSDNKTYVVNFWATWCAPCVKELPYFEELGTNFKDKDVEVILISLDFPQQYEAKLIPFIEKNKLQSKVVALNDPDSNSWIPKVSDAWTGALPATLIFNAKERKFFEKSFDYNELETELQHFIN; encoded by the coding sequence ATGAAAAAGATTTTAATTTTTGTTACCATACTTGGCGTATTCTCTTGCCAAGATAATACTTCTAAGAAGACAATAGCTGAAAACAATACCGTTGAAGAGCAGCCTTATAACTTAGAAGTTCATAATTTTGACGGCATCCAACAATACCTTGAAACTTCTGATAACAAAACCTACGTCGTTAATTTTTGGGCCACTTGGTGCGCCCCCTGCGTCAAGGAACTTCCTTATTTTGAAGAATTGGGCACTAACTTTAAAGATAAAGATGTTGAAGTCATCTTAATAAGTCTAGATTTTCCGCAGCAGTACGAAGCTAAATTGATCCCGTTTATTGAAAAGAACAAATTACAATCTAAAGTTGTTGCCTTAAATGACCCAGATTCCAATTCTTGGATTCCAAAGGTAAGCGATGCTTGGACAGGAGCACTTCCTGCAACACTTATATTCAATGCCAAAGAACGTAAGTTTTTTGAAAAATCATTTGATTATAACGAACTAGAAACCGAACTTCAACACTTTATAAACTAA
- a CDS encoding rhodanese-like domain-containing protein, with product MKHVLIILSLALMVLSTGCGLDSKGDGDIKLVTPEEMQTLLELEDVQLIDVRTQEEHEEGYIPESQNIDFNSPTFEEDISKLDKSKPVILYCRTGKRSAECSQKLKEAGFVKIYDLEGGFSKWKHDGLDIDSKS from the coding sequence ATGAAACATGTTCTAATTATCTTAAGTTTAGCTTTGATGGTACTTTCCACAGGTTGTGGATTGGACTCTAAAGGAGACGGAGACATCAAACTGGTGACTCCTGAGGAAATGCAAACACTTTTAGAACTAGAAGATGTCCAACTTATTGATGTACGCACTCAAGAAGAACACGAAGAGGGATACATCCCTGAATCTCAAAACATAGATTTCAACTCCCCTACTTTTGAAGAGGATATTTCCAAATTAGATAAAAGCAAACCGGTGATACTGTATTGCAGAACAGGAAAACGCAGTGCAGAATGTTCGCAAAAACTCAAGGAAGCTGGATTTGTAAAAATCTATGATTTGGAAGGTGGTTTTTCCAAATGGAAGCACGACGGACTCGACATCGATTCAAAATCATAA
- a CDS encoding phosphoribosylanthranilate isomerase — protein MKLKVCGMKYSDNIKAVAALKPDYLGFIFYEKSSRFFKGTIPEISDTIKRTGVFVNASIQEVIKKVTDYGLKAVQLHGAESVTFINGLKKELNKISDSSVEIIKVFSVDRNFNFDTIKPFESVSDYFLFDTKGDLPGGNGELFNWKILESYPSTKPYILSGGIGPTDVPVLKRFLKSSAATYCYAIDVNSRFEITAGHKNVNELENFINELQR, from the coding sequence ATGAAACTGAAGGTATGTGGAATGAAATATTCGGATAACATCAAGGCGGTAGCTGCTTTGAAACCAGATTATTTGGGGTTCATTTTTTATGAGAAATCTAGTCGGTTTTTTAAGGGAACCATTCCCGAAATTTCAGATACCATAAAAAGGACGGGGGTGTTTGTAAATGCGTCCATTCAAGAGGTCATTAAAAAGGTAACTGATTACGGCTTGAAAGCAGTACAGTTGCATGGTGCGGAATCGGTAACGTTTATAAATGGTTTGAAAAAGGAATTGAACAAGATATCCGATTCATCTGTGGAAATTATTAAAGTTTTCAGTGTAGATAGGAATTTCAATTTTGATACCATCAAACCTTTCGAATCCGTGAGTGACTACTTTTTGTTTGATACCAAAGGAGATCTGCCTGGAGGCAATGGCGAGTTGTTCAATTGGAAAATTTTGGAAAGCTATCCCTCGACGAAACCCTATATTTTGAGTGGTGGTATAGGACCGACAGATGTGCCAGTATTGAAGCGGTTTCTCAAATCTTCGGCAGCAACATATTGCTATGCCATTGATGTAAACAGCAGGTTTGAAATTACGGCAGGACATAAGAATGTGAATGAACTAGAAAACTTTATAAATGAGCTACAACGTTAA
- a CDS encoding RNA methyltransferase: MNDNFTNEFFGIGIQNGKTPENLGMLWRSAQNMGASFIFTIGNRYAKQACDTHNAVKAMPYFHYDTFEDFFNNMPKGARLVGVELTEDAVPLETFHHPRRCVYLLGAEDHGLSKKAIEKAHFLVKFNSQLSVNVSVAGSIVMYDRGIAKPRS; encoded by the coding sequence ATGAACGATAACTTTACAAATGAGTTTTTTGGCATTGGGATTCAAAATGGAAAAACTCCAGAAAACCTGGGCATGCTGTGGCGTTCGGCACAAAACATGGGTGCTAGTTTTATCTTTACCATTGGCAACCGCTACGCTAAACAAGCTTGTGACACCCACAATGCCGTGAAGGCCATGCCTTATTTTCATTATGATACTTTTGAGGATTTTTTCAATAATATGCCCAAAGGTGCTCGTTTGGTTGGTGTAGAACTAACCGAAGATGCCGTTCCTTTGGAAACTTTCCATCACCCCAGACGTTGCGTTTACCTTTTGGGTGCCGAAGACCACGGACTTTCCAAAAAAGCCATTGAAAAGGCCCATTTCTTGGTAAAGTTTAATTCCCAGTTAAGTGTGAATGTTTCCGTGGCTGGAAGTATCGTAATGTACGATAGAGGCATTGCCAAACCTAGATCATAA
- a CDS encoding rhodanese-like domain-containing protein: MADLTQEEWAEQLSQDNNAVVLDVRTQEEVEEEGIIPNAVHIDIYRGQEFINEVETLDKSKTFYVYCRSGNRSGQACAIMNQLGFENTNNLLGGFSEWTGDVASI, translated from the coding sequence ATGGCAGATTTAACACAAGAAGAATGGGCAGAACAGCTATCCCAAGACAATAACGCTGTAGTATTAGACGTTAGAACCCAGGAAGAGGTTGAGGAGGAAGGTATAATCCCCAATGCCGTGCACATAGACATTTACAGAGGTCAGGAATTCATTAATGAAGTTGAAACCTTGGACAAGAGTAAAACCTTTTATGTTTACTGCAGATCTGGTAACCGAAGTGGCCAAGCCTGCGCCATTATGAACCAACTAGGCTTTGAAAACACCAACAATTTATTGGGTGGATTCAGCGAATGGACTGGGGATGTAGCGTCCATCTAA
- the trpC gene encoding indole-3-glycerol phosphate synthase TrpC, with translation MDILQRIIKDKRQEVQFRKGLFPFSQLEQSVLFGRSTVSMCERLKNSTSGIIAEYKRRSPSKAVINQDANVFDVAKGYEKVGACGMSVLTDGKYFGGSLDDLLLARASCGLPLLRKEFIIDEYQIVEAKAYGADAILLIAAVLSTEDIKKFSELAKRLGLEVLLEVHNQEELEKSLMPSLDLLGVNNRNLKTFEVSLDTSKELSAQIPDEFVKVSESGISNVEAIKILRDFGFSGFLIGENFMKTSSPGESAMEFIKQLEQ, from the coding sequence ATGGATATTTTACAACGAATTATTAAGGATAAAAGACAAGAAGTACAATTCCGAAAAGGACTCTTTCCTTTTTCTCAATTGGAGCAATCAGTATTGTTTGGTAGGTCTACGGTTTCTATGTGTGAACGGCTGAAAAATAGTACTTCGGGCATTATTGCTGAGTATAAACGACGGTCGCCGTCCAAAGCCGTAATCAATCAAGATGCCAATGTGTTTGATGTGGCCAAAGGCTATGAAAAGGTAGGGGCTTGTGGCATGTCGGTGTTAACGGATGGAAAGTATTTTGGAGGTTCGCTCGACGATTTGCTGTTGGCTAGGGCCAGTTGTGGATTGCCATTGTTGCGGAAGGAATTCATAATAGATGAATACCAAATAGTAGAGGCCAAGGCCTATGGTGCTGATGCCATCTTACTTATTGCAGCAGTTTTGAGTACTGAAGATATCAAGAAATTTTCTGAACTGGCAAAAAGGTTGGGATTGGAGGTACTTCTGGAAGTCCATAACCAAGAAGAACTCGAAAAATCCCTAATGCCTAGTTTGGATCTATTGGGAGTTAACAATCGCAATCTAAAGACTTTCGAAGTGAGCTTGGATACAAGCAAGGAGCTGAGCGCGCAAATTCCTGATGAATTTGTAAAGGTGTCAGAAAGTGGTATAAGCAATGTAGAGGCTATCAAAATATTAAGGGACTTTGGGTTTTCGGGTTTCTTGATTGGTGAAAACTTTATGAAAACAAGTAGTCCAGGGGAAAGTGCAATGGAATTTATTAAACAATTGGAGCAATGA
- the trpA gene encoding tryptophan synthase subunit alpha, producing MNRIQRKLKEDKKLLSIYFTAGFPNLDDTISIIQNLEQSGVDMIEIGLPFSDPLADGPTIQASSTQALKNSMTTEVLFRQLKDIRKTVSIPLLVMGYFNPILQYGVEAFCKKCQEVGIDGLIIPDLPVDVYVEDYQKIFETYGLLNVFLITPQTSEERIKFIDSISNGFIYMVSSSSVTGSQEGFGEEQTNYFKRIAKMQLSNPQIVGFGISNNQTFSQATAYAKGAIIGSAFIKHLRENGVGTIDDFVKTILEKS from the coding sequence ATGAACCGCATTCAAAGAAAGCTCAAAGAAGATAAAAAGTTACTGTCCATTTATTTTACGGCAGGGTTTCCGAATCTGGACGATACCATTTCCATCATACAGAATTTGGAGCAAAGCGGAGTGGATATGATTGAAATTGGCTTACCATTTAGTGATCCTTTAGCGGATGGCCCGACCATTCAGGCTAGTTCTACGCAAGCTTTAAAAAATAGTATGACCACAGAGGTTTTGTTTCGTCAACTCAAAGACATTCGTAAAACTGTGTCAATTCCATTATTAGTTATGGGCTATTTCAATCCAATCCTGCAATATGGCGTGGAAGCTTTTTGTAAAAAATGTCAGGAGGTGGGAATTGACGGTTTGATCATTCCTGATTTACCTGTAGATGTTTATGTAGAGGACTATCAAAAGATATTTGAAACCTATGGCTTGTTGAACGTATTTTTGATCACGCCTCAAACTTCTGAGGAACGCATAAAATTTATCGATTCTATTTCTAATGGGTTTATTTATATGGTGAGTAGTAGCAGTGTTACGGGGAGCCAAGAGGGATTTGGAGAGGAACAAACCAATTATTTTAAGCGAATTGCCAAAATGCAACTAAGCAATCCTCAAATAGTGGGGTTTGGAATTTCTAACAATCAAACCTTTTCTCAGGCAACAGCATATGCAAAGGGAGCAATTATTGGGAGTGCCTTTATAAAGCATTTAAGGGAAAATGGAGTAGGAACTATAGATGATTTTGTAAAGACTATTTTGGAAAAGAGCTAA
- a CDS encoding aminodeoxychorismate/anthranilate synthase component II, which translates to MKKILVIDNYDSFTYNLVHYLEDLDCEVTVIRNDQLSLEDVAPFDKILLSPGPGIPDEAGLLKPIIQKYAPTKSILGVCLGQQAIGEVFGGSLINLETVFHGVSTQVTISVDNEQLFDGLDKTIEVGRYHSWVVAPNLPDSLEATSYDNNGQVMSLRHKVYDVKGVQFHPESVLTPQGKQMLENWIKE; encoded by the coding sequence ATGAAAAAGATTTTAGTCATCGACAATTACGACAGCTTTACCTATAACCTTGTCCATTATTTGGAAGACTTGGATTGTGAGGTAACGGTAATACGAAATGACCAGTTAAGTTTGGAGGACGTTGCCCCTTTCGATAAAATATTGTTGTCTCCGGGACCGGGAATTCCTGATGAGGCTGGTTTATTAAAGCCAATCATCCAAAAGTATGCGCCTACCAAAAGTATTCTTGGGGTGTGTTTGGGGCAACAGGCCATTGGCGAGGTTTTCGGTGGAAGTTTGATCAATTTAGAAACTGTGTTTCATGGCGTGTCTACTCAAGTGACCATTAGTGTGGATAATGAGCAACTTTTCGATGGATTGGATAAAACCATTGAAGTAGGGCGTTACCATTCTTGGGTGGTAGCTCCAAACTTACCGGATAGTTTGGAAGCAACCTCTTACGATAATAATGGACAGGTGATGTCCTTGCGTCATAAAGTGTACGATGTAAAAGGGGTGCAGTTCCATCCTGAATCTGTTTTAACGCCTCAGGGAAAACAGATGTTGGAAAATTGGATTAAGGAATAG
- the trpB gene encoding tryptophan synthase subunit beta, protein MSYNVNNKGYYGEFGGAFIPEMLYPNVEELRQNYVKVMAEPEFQAEFNQLLKDYVGRPSPLYFAKRLSEVYNTRIYLKREDLNHTGAHKINNTIGQILMAKRLGKTRIIAETGAGQHGVATATVCALMGLECIVYMGEIDIARQAPNVARMKMLGATVVPALSGSKTLKDATNEAIRDWINNPVNTHYIIGSVVGPHPYPDMVARFQSVISEEIKEQLLAHEQNSKPNYVIACVGGGSNAAGAYYHFLEDTSVKLIAVEAAGHGIDSGESAATSVLGREGIIHGSKTLLMQTKDGQITEPYSISAGLDYPGVGPMHAHLFASGRAEFLAATDGEAMRAGMNLAQLEGIIPAIESAHALAVFEKKQFNPNDIVVLCLSGRGDKDLDTYINYFKL, encoded by the coding sequence ATGAGCTACAACGTTAATAACAAAGGATATTATGGGGAGTTTGGAGGAGCTTTCATTCCCGAAATGCTTTATCCCAATGTAGAGGAATTACGGCAGAATTATGTAAAGGTAATGGCTGAGCCAGAGTTTCAAGCTGAATTTAATCAATTGCTCAAAGACTATGTGGGCAGACCTTCGCCATTATATTTTGCTAAGCGATTGTCCGAAGTGTATAATACCAGAATCTATTTGAAACGGGAAGACCTCAATCATACAGGAGCTCATAAAATCAACAATACCATTGGCCAGATTTTGATGGCCAAACGCTTGGGGAAAACCCGAATTATTGCCGAAACAGGGGCTGGGCAACACGGTGTGGCAACCGCAACAGTATGTGCCTTGATGGGATTGGAGTGCATTGTGTATATGGGGGAAATTGACATTGCAAGGCAAGCACCTAATGTAGCCCGAATGAAAATGTTGGGTGCCACCGTGGTTCCTGCTTTGTCAGGAAGTAAGACGTTAAAGGATGCCACCAATGAAGCCATTAGGGATTGGATCAACAATCCTGTCAATACCCATTACATTATAGGAAGTGTGGTGGGGCCGCACCCCTATCCTGATATGGTGGCAAGGTTCCAATCGGTGATTTCAGAAGAAATTAAGGAACAGTTACTGGCACATGAACAAAACTCAAAACCTAACTATGTGATAGCCTGTGTGGGAGGAGGCAGTAACGCAGCCGGCGCTTACTATCATTTTTTAGAAGATACTTCTGTGAAATTGATTGCTGTGGAGGCCGCAGGTCACGGAATTGATTCGGGAGAAAGTGCGGCGACGTCAGTTTTGGGAAGAGAGGGGATTATCCATGGAAGCAAAACCTTATTGATGCAGACCAAGGATGGCCAGATTACTGAGCCTTATTCTATTTCTGCTGGCTTGGATTATCCTGGAGTTGGGCCAATGCATGCGCATTTGTTTGCTTCTGGGAGGGCTGAGTTTTTGGCAGCTACAGATGGCGAAGCTATGAGGGCTGGAATGAATTTGGCGCAATTGGAAGGGATTATTCCTGCTATTGAGAGTGCGCATGCTTTGGCAGTTTTTGAAAAGAAACAATTCAATCCTAACGATATTGTAGTGCTCTGTTTGTCAGGAAGGGGAGATAAGGATCTCGATACATACATCAATTATTTTAAGCTATAG
- a CDS encoding thioredoxin family protein: MKTMKLLFAFIAVLSLSAFTTVPNEPGYSVGDMATDFKLENTDGRMISLSDYKNAKGFIVIFTCNTCPYAVAYEDRINDLNKKYAQKGYPVIAIMPNNTDIKPGDNMDAMKVRAQEKGFTFPYLIDKNQEIFPQYGATKTPHVYVLEKTNSGNQVKYIGAIDDNYQDASAVNTKYVENAVDALLQGKQIKEPHTKAIGCSIKI; the protein is encoded by the coding sequence ATGAAAACAATGAAACTTTTATTTGCTTTTATAGCTGTACTATCCCTATCCGCCTTTACCACCGTACCAAATGAACCTGGCTATAGTGTGGGAGACATGGCTACCGATTTTAAACTAGAGAATACTGATGGAAGAATGATTTCCTTGTCCGATTACAAAAATGCCAAAGGATTCATCGTGATTTTCACTTGTAACACATGCCCTTATGCTGTTGCCTATGAAGACCGTATCAATGACTTGAACAAGAAATACGCTCAAAAAGGATATCCTGTAATTGCTATTATGCCAAATAATACAGACATCAAACCTGGAGATAACATGGACGCCATGAAAGTGAGAGCTCAAGAAAAGGGCTTTACCTTTCCTTATTTAATTGACAAAAATCAAGAAATTTTCCCACAATACGGAGCTACAAAAACTCCACACGTATATGTATTGGAAAAAACCAATAGCGGCAACCAAGTAAAATATATAGGTGCTATAGATGACAACTATCAAGATGCTTCGGCTGTTAACACCAAGTATGTTGAGAATGCTGTAGATGCCCTTTTACAAGGGAAACAAATTAAAGAGCCTCACACTAAAGCCATTGGATGTTCCATTAAAATATAA
- a CDS encoding anthranilate synthase component I family protein, with product MKTFSLYTHYKKILADTITPVSVYLKIRDQYPNSILLESSDYHASDNSFSYICCNPIATFKVQDNVITHTFPDGSVLVNKIKQNNEVIEKIHKFTHRFKVHSNREFKFINNGVFGYMGYDAVRYFEDIEISKKEDCLGIPDIFYAVYQNIIAINHYKNEAYIFAHCFEAENNIDEIHQLIQSKNYTVFNFSKEGDPASNLTDEEYMANVELAKQHCSRGDVFQLVLSKKFSQHFKGDEFNVYRALRSINPSPYLFYFDYGNFKIFGSSPEAHLVVKEGRTEIHPIAGTFKRTGNDEEDAQLAKQLANDVKENSEHVMLVDLARNDLSRHGRDVKVDTYREIQFFSHVIHLVSKVIGEKHADTETMQIVADTFPAGTLTGAPKHRAMQLIEKYEKTSREFYGGAIGFMDFEGNFNHAIMIRTFVSKDHVLHWQAGAGLVSKSVPETELQEVYNKLGALNKALELAENI from the coding sequence ATGAAAACCTTTAGTCTCTATACCCATTACAAGAAAATCCTGGCAGATACCATCACACCTGTATCCGTATATCTTAAAATTAGGGATCAATATCCTAATAGTATTTTGTTGGAAAGTAGCGATTACCATGCAAGCGACAACAGTTTTTCTTATATCTGCTGTAATCCTATTGCTACTTTTAAAGTTCAGGATAATGTCATAACACACACCTTTCCAGACGGGAGTGTTTTGGTTAATAAAATCAAGCAGAACAATGAGGTGATAGAGAAGATTCATAAGTTTACGCATCGTTTCAAGGTGCATTCAAACCGGGAGTTCAAGTTTATCAATAATGGGGTGTTTGGTTATATGGGCTATGATGCGGTAAGATATTTTGAAGATATCGAAATTTCTAAAAAGGAGGACTGTTTGGGGATTCCAGATATTTTTTATGCGGTATACCAAAATATTATTGCTATTAATCATTATAAAAACGAAGCTTATATTTTTGCCCATTGTTTCGAAGCTGAAAACAACATTGATGAAATCCATCAATTGATACAATCCAAAAACTATACGGTATTCAATTTTTCTAAGGAAGGAGATCCAGCTTCCAATCTTACCGACGAAGAATATATGGCCAATGTGGAATTGGCCAAACAGCATTGTTCACGGGGAGATGTGTTTCAATTGGTGTTATCCAAAAAATTCTCTCAACATTTTAAAGGAGATGAATTTAATGTATACAGGGCGTTACGAAGCATCAATCCTTCTCCTTATTTGTTTTATTTCGATTATGGCAACTTTAAAATCTTTGGAAGTTCGCCAGAGGCGCATTTGGTAGTTAAGGAAGGAAGGACGGAAATTCATCCCATTGCGGGCACTTTTAAGCGTACTGGAAATGATGAAGAAGATGCACAATTGGCAAAGCAATTGGCAAATGATGTAAAGGAAAATAGTGAACATGTCATGTTAGTGGATTTGGCACGTAACGATTTGAGTCGACATGGTCGTGATGTAAAGGTGGACACTTATAGGGAAATTCAGTTTTTCTCACATGTTATCCATTTGGTTAGTAAGGTTATCGGGGAAAAGCATGCGGATACAGAAACCATGCAAATTGTTGCCGATACCTTTCCTGCAGGAACACTTACGGGGGCTCCTAAACATAGGGCCATGCAATTGATCGAGAAATACGAAAAAACAAGTAGGGAGTTTTATGGGGGAGCTATTGGATTTATGGATTTTGAAGGGAATTTTAACCATGCCATTATGATTCGCACCTTTGTAAGCAAGGATCATGTATTGCATTGGCAGGCGGGAGCAGGTTTGGTCTCTAAATCAGTTCCAGAAACCGAACTACAGGAAGTTTATAACAAGTTGGGAGCTTTAAACAAGGCTCTAGAGCTTGCCGAAAATATATAG
- the trpD gene encoding anthranilate phosphoribosyltransferase, whose product MKEILNRLINQEYISSEEAKEVLVNISKGEYNNSQIASFVTIYMMRGITVEELKGFRDALLELCIHVDLDGYDAIDLCGTGGDGKHTFNISTLASFVTAGTGVNVAKHGNYGVSSASGSSNVLEHLGIKFSNKRNFLKRSLDKTGICILHAPLFHPAMKNVAPIRKELGVKTFFNMLGPMVNPAKPKYQAVGVFNLELLRLYSYLYEGSDKTYSIIHALDGYDEISLTGTAKVVQRDAEFMLTPESFGVQTLTSDSIHGGGSVESSAKIFMHILQGQGTEAQNSVVCANAAMAIATVKGTDLETSYGMAKESLESGEALKRFNLLCDLSR is encoded by the coding sequence ATGAAAGAAATATTAAATAGACTTATCAATCAGGAATACATTTCCAGTGAGGAAGCCAAAGAGGTTTTGGTGAACATTTCCAAAGGGGAATACAACAACAGCCAAATTGCCTCTTTCGTCACCATCTATATGATGCGCGGGATTACGGTGGAAGAACTGAAAGGGTTTAGGGACGCTCTATTGGAACTGTGTATCCATGTGGATTTGGATGGTTATGATGCTATAGATTTATGTGGTACTGGTGGCGACGGCAAGCATACCTTTAATATTTCAACCTTGGCTTCTTTTGTGACTGCTGGAACAGGAGTAAATGTAGCTAAACATGGTAATTATGGAGTGTCTTCGGCGAGTGGCTCTTCCAATGTGTTGGAGCATTTGGGTATTAAATTCAGTAATAAAAGAAATTTTCTAAAACGGAGTTTGGATAAAACGGGTATTTGCATTTTGCATGCACCTTTGTTTCATCCTGCCATGAAAAATGTGGCGCCGATTAGGAAGGAATTAGGAGTGAAGACGTTTTTCAATATGCTAGGTCCTATGGTGAATCCTGCAAAACCTAAATACCAAGCGGTTGGGGTGTTTAATTTGGAATTACTGCGTTTGTACAGTTATTTATACGAAGGTTCCGATAAAACATACAGTATCATTCACGCATTGGATGGTTATGACGAAATTTCCTTAACGGGAACAGCCAAAGTGGTACAAAGGGATGCTGAATTTATGTTGACTCCGGAATCATTTGGGGTTCAAACCTTAACTTCCGACTCTATTCACGGAGGCGGGTCTGTAGAATCTTCAGCAAAAATATTCATGCATATTTTGCAAGGTCAAGGTACCGAAGCTCAAAACAGTGTGGTATGTGCCAATGCTGCTATGGCTATTGCGACGGTAAAGGGCACCGATTTGGAAACAAGCTATGGAATGGCCAAAGAATCTTTGGAAAGTGGCGAAGCCCTAAAGCGTTTTAACCTGTTGTGCGATTTAAGTCGGTAG